The Virgibacillus dokdonensis genome includes a window with the following:
- a CDS encoding Arc family DNA binding domain-containing protein, producing MAKKKSFPLRIDPKLYEILQVWAKDEFRSVNSHVEFLLREAIKKAGRLPKSDDKKIGED from the coding sequence ATGGCAAAAAAGAAAAGCTTTCCGTTACGGATTGACCCAAAGTTGTATGAGATATTGCAAGTTTGGGCTAAAGATGAATTTCGCAGTGTAAATAGTCATGTAGAATTTCTGTTACGAGAAGCAATTAAAAAAGCGGGTAGACTACCAAAAAGTGATGATAAAAAAATAGGGGAAGATTAG
- a CDS encoding ABC transporter ATP-binding protein: MKIEVRQLTKQYKNKFALNHVSFTLEEPKIYGLLGRNGAGKTTFMDMLAGNILPTKGDIFVNGERPFDNRHVQENVCLIKEGNNFKKEWKVIEVIRLYSFFYPKFDQQLAKQLLKTYNLNPNAKVKTLSKGMESALGITVGLASKTPITIFDEPYIGLDAAARKQFYDVMLQEYENEKRMIIFSTHLIDEVSLMFEEVLILQQGKLVLQKSAEALRQQTISVTGRQEQVQTFIKNKQLISKKEFMGTMTAYVFADRQEAKEEGLEVESISTQDLMIQLTEKEREDRHEAIS, encoded by the coding sequence ATGAAAATTGAAGTTCGCCAGTTGACAAAGCAGTATAAGAACAAGTTTGCTTTAAACCATGTTTCCTTCACCTTAGAAGAACCGAAAATTTACGGATTGTTAGGAAGAAATGGCGCTGGAAAAACAACGTTTATGGATATGCTAGCGGGAAATATTTTGCCAACAAAGGGCGATATTTTCGTGAATGGAGAGAGACCTTTTGATAATCGACATGTACAGGAAAATGTTTGTTTGATTAAAGAAGGAAATAACTTCAAAAAAGAGTGGAAAGTGATAGAGGTAATTCGACTTTATTCATTTTTCTATCCAAAGTTTGATCAACAGTTAGCGAAACAGTTATTAAAAACATATAACTTGAATCCAAATGCAAAAGTAAAGACACTCTCCAAAGGAATGGAATCCGCACTCGGTATAACAGTTGGATTAGCTAGCAAGACGCCAATTACGATCTTTGATGAGCCTTATATTGGGTTGGACGCTGCAGCGCGAAAACAATTTTATGATGTCATGTTACAAGAGTATGAAAATGAAAAACGAATGATTATTTTTTCCACGCACTTAATTGATGAAGTGAGTCTTATGTTTGAAGAAGTGCTTATATTACAACAAGGGAAATTGGTATTGCAAAAATCCGCAGAAGCATTACGCCAGCAAACGATTTCTGTAACCGGACGACAAGAACAAGTACAGACGTTTATAAAAAATAAACAATTAATTAGTAAGAAGGAATTTATGGGTACGATGACAGCTTATGTATTTGCAGATAGGCAAGAAGCAAAAGAAGAAGGGCTGGAAGTCGAAAGTATTTCAACGCAAGACTTAATGATACAGTTAACAGAAAA
- a CDS encoding GntR family transcriptional regulator, with protein MKPKLDESKPIFLQIKEQLEDSIITGALNPGERVPSTNEFASYYKINPATAAKGINELVDESILYKRRGVGMFVTDDAKQLLIDKRKQSFYKNYVLPLKSEAKKLHISQSELEKMVERLDEE; from the coding sequence ATGAAGCCTAAATTAGATGAAAGCAAACCGATCTTCTTGCAAATTAAAGAGCAGTTGGAAGATTCGATTATAACTGGTGCTTTAAATCCTGGCGAACGAGTACCATCGACAAATGAATTTGCCAGTTACTATAAGATAAATCCGGCAACGGCTGCAAAAGGAATTAATGAACTCGTTGATGAGTCCATTTTGTATAAGCGAAGGGGTGTAGGTATGTTTGTAACGGATGATGCAAAGCAATTATTAATTGATAAGCGAAAGCAATCCTTTTACAAAAATTATGTATTACCGTTAAAAAGTGAAGCAAAGAAACTGCATATTAGTCAATCAGAGTTGGAAAAAATGGTAGAAAGGTTGGATGAAGAATGA